From the genome of Candidatus Krumholzibacteriota bacterium, one region includes:
- a CDS encoding tyrosine-type recombinase/integrase, whose protein sequence is MKRFLLHLGMEKRVSDATIKAYRGDIAQFLDFLAVSLDRRPRPDDLDTLAVRSFIAYLSREGYTSRSIARKTASMKSFLSWCARDGIIGKDPSVAVSPPKRRRDLPVIAGARAIERMMGLPDASSRGIRDRAVLELLYGTGMRLAELVGCRLGDWDVESGTVRVIGKRDKERILPVGGEAAEACERYLRDRTGAPAVVFSSRRNYRSHFEGALGTPLVTGRGGLAISRRTIQRIARRYLEQVATLTRMSPHVLRHTFATHLLDAGADLRAVQELLGHASLETTQIYTHVTTERLREVFDKAHPRA, encoded by the coding sequence GTGAAGAGGTTCCTGCTCCATCTCGGCATGGAGAAGCGCGTATCTGACGCCACGATAAAGGCATATCGCGGTGATATCGCCCAATTCCTCGATTTCCTCGCCGTCTCGCTCGACCGCCGGCCACGTCCCGACGACCTCGACACGCTCGCCGTCCGTTCCTTTATCGCGTATCTCTCGCGAGAGGGATACACCTCGCGATCCATCGCCAGGAAGACGGCGTCCATGAAATCCTTCCTCTCGTGGTGCGCGCGGGACGGGATCATCGGCAAGGATCCGTCCGTGGCCGTCTCGCCCCCGAAGCGGAGACGGGACCTTCCCGTCATCGCCGGCGCGCGGGCGATCGAGCGCATGATGGGACTCCCCGACGCCTCGTCACGCGGGATCCGCGATCGAGCCGTCCTCGAGCTCCTCTACGGAACGGGAATGCGGCTCGCCGAGCTCGTCGGTTGCCGTCTCGGCGACTGGGACGTCGAATCCGGGACTGTCCGGGTGATAGGCAAACGCGACAAGGAGCGGATCCTTCCCGTCGGGGGAGAGGCCGCGGAGGCCTGCGAACGATACCTCAGGGATCGGACCGGCGCACCGGCGGTTGTCTTCTCGTCGAGGCGAAACTACCGGAGCCACTTCGAGGGCGCTCTCGGAACGCCCCTCGTCACCGGGAGGGGCGGCCTGGCGATCAGCCGGCGGACAATCCAGCGGATCGCGCGCAGGTACCTCGAACAGGTCGCAACGCTCACCCGCATGAGCCCGCACGTGCTCCGCCATACCTTCGCCACGCATCTCCTCGACGCAGGGGCGGATTTGCGGGCCGTACAGGAGCTGCTCGGGCACGCGAGCCTCGAGACGACGCAGATCTACACGCACGTGACGACCGAGCGGCTTCGCGAGGTCTTCGACAAGGCGCATCCGCGCGCCTGA
- the hslV gene encoding ATP-dependent protease subunit HslV yields the protein MFRGTTIIGVRVGDVFAMGGDGQVSLGDTIVKHGARKIRTIPERGVIAGFAGSTADALTLYTKFEGKLDEFGGNCLKAAVELAREWRTDKVLRHLEALLAVMDAGHSITISGRGDVIEPDDGIVAIGSGGSYALAAARAFVAETDLSAPEIVRKSLEIASGICVYTNGEISLESFGG from the coding sequence ATGTTCAGGGGAACCACGATCATCGGAGTGCGGGTCGGCGACGTGTTCGCCATGGGGGGGGACGGGCAGGTCTCTCTCGGCGACACGATCGTCAAGCACGGCGCCCGGAAGATCCGGACGATCCCCGAGCGCGGCGTGATCGCCGGTTTCGCCGGTTCGACGGCCGATGCATTGACGCTCTACACGAAATTCGAGGGCAAACTCGACGAGTTCGGCGGCAACTGCCTCAAGGCGGCTGTCGAGCTCGCCCGCGAATGGCGGACCGACAAGGTGCTCAGGCACCTCGAGGCCCTGCTGGCGGTGATGGACGCGGGACACTCGATCACGATCTCCGGGAGGGGGGACGTGATCGAACCGGACGACGGGATCGTCGCCATCGGATCGGGCGGTTCGTACGCGCTCGCGGCGGCCCGAGCGTTCGTCGCGGAGACGGACCTGTCCGCGCCCGAGATCGTCCGGAAATCCCTTGAGATAGCATCGGGGATCTGTGTATATACCAACGGTGAGATCTCGTTGGAGTCATTCGGAGGATGA